A stretch of DNA from Anthonomus grandis grandis chromosome 22, icAntGran1.3, whole genome shotgun sequence:
ggtctTTAAAGTATGAATAGAGCCTTAAAATATCGTTCATTTTATCCAAAGAATAAAGGTAATTGTTACTTATTCGTTTTTCAAACAATTACCTAAGAAAACAAGAGTATTTTCAAGCAAGAGCAGTGTTCTCAATAAATtcgaaatattttcatttttagatactAGATTTAACACTAATTGATAAAGACTACCTAACAGTAATGGAAACACGAAATGCAGTGGAATAATTATACCATTCAATGTTTTTCCCACTTTTAGAcctaatctaaaaattaattatcatgcatttttttttcggttttgtCCAGAGTGcgctttagtaattttttcataaaaattatattattaacttaaataaaaccataaaattttatttaatttttatcattttaaggTAAAAGGGAAATAATTACTTAACTTCttcattatttgtttttgaacttatatgaataaaaaaacatgaaaattttaaattcgataatttcaaaatatttagtgCAATGGGAAtgggaaaaaaataagaagttcaatgtttttttccatattaaagtacaatttaaaaaatccttccaatttttttcaatattgtgAAATTCATGTTTGTAATTGCAAGTAATTAtgttttatcatattttatcaaaatagtttttacgaaaaaaaaaaagcttttatttagcGTCATTCGTGCAAGCTTAGATAAAGTGCCAGTCTGTCTTAAGGGATTATTTTGTGTTTGGATTGGCAACCATTTTCCTACAATTCtagaaattatgcatttttgtttatattaaagttgaagtttttttttaacttttaaaatctaCGTAAAATACATACAtcaaatacatacatacattcaTACTAGAAATAAtacgtaaaataaaataagcctCATACCAAAGAATTCTGGATATTTTTCggttttgcataattttttttattaaattttacccGCAGTTAGTTATAGTTATTTCATTTATGGAGATTTAAATTCAAAAGCCCctgatttttgtataaaaaaaatattaaaattattaattattaattctttcAGATTGTAGATATCCTAAGGGACTGCATATGGTGTTATATGAGAGACCATATTCCCTCCCCTGCGTTATTTAGCTGCGATCCCTCTGGAATTCATTGGAGGGATCCTGTGGTATCCAGACCTCATGAGAGGTACACCAATACGTTAAGGATAATTTTACAGAGGAATATTGATAAATTGGGACATTTGTACTCGCAAATGTTCATTAATCTTCCTAGGCATGAATAGAATAATTatagaataatattatatttttaaacagttaCTGGGTGTTCacaattcaattttaaaaaaaaaatgtatatgatCCCTAAGCTTATTTCTTGTGgtcaatattctatttttttacaaattacaatattacataaaaaaaatccttatattttcttttaaattgtatgtgtttgataaattatttaaaaatcataattttttaacgaagTGAGCCGTGgagaaagttttttaaattaacaccctgtatagttttaaattaaagaaactttatatattataatacaaaaactTTATACAATTATATAGGTTCTGCCCCAGCAAAATAAAGTTACAGGCCGtacgataaaatatttatcactttttaccttaaaacatttttatggcGATTTTATCAACGCACTGGAtggtaaaattattttgcaagtGGCATATTGAGAATGTGtgattattgtaaatatttagaataaggGAGTTTGTATCatgattattttataatttaaaagtaatttcaagATATTCAAATAATTGATAAAGGTAATTATTGAAAGATCGGTTATGTTGATTAATGTTTtctgaaattgtttttaaatatagagCACAGATAGAAAAGTTgtattattgaattttgtttgtatttttgataTGTTTGAATAATTGTCATTATTCAATATAGATGGCCTTAGAACGAATATATAGGGAACCTTGTTAAACTACACACTAAATCTTTCATTTCTCTTTATTTTCCCCATTTTCAACATCTtaaatttaacaacaaatttattttacagaatatgtatttaataatgatatattattatgcaATATTAATGTTACAACAAGTCTTCTCCAGTCTCTCATATTCGTATATGTACAATATACTCATCAAGAGCACATTTCAAGCTTTTCGCTCTTTTACCACAGCCttcataaatttcttaatattatttaacttaGTATTTGTAATTAACAAGTTGCTTAAAGACATTTGAAATAATCAAACGCTCAGTAGTCGTGTAAATTAATTTCCAGCCTAGTGAAATCGTTATCACTTAAAAAGTTCCATTTATAGTCTAACATTTGCGATACTTCTTTTTCAACCAGTTCCTTAGTTTTACTATTGAATTTTAACCAACTATAGAATTCGTCCGACCATTCGGGACTCCTTGGCCAGTCACATTTCTGGATAACAGCATTTTCTCTTATGTGCAGCCATCTTAAGTTTCTACCTGTGTACGCAATCAATAAGATGGTACATGTGgatatttcttccgttattatCTAGAATATAAAAATGATGTTAACCTAAATCGATAATTgctatttctttttcaaataactCGAGAACTTGGTCACTATGATCGTGTTAATCTTTCTTACCAGTGTAGATAGAGACATACATGACCTAATTAGCAGAACAAGGTTCTCATCATTTCTTTCGCTAAATGACTGTTCTATACTAAACTGAGGAATGTTTAGATGTCCATAGGTCCTTAAATCGTATTTGAAGTAATCTATTGTATTCAGTATACCATCAGCAGTGATCTGAAGTAATTTCACTATTACTTTCTATTATGGTCTGTAATTAAACACTTACACCAATAAGTGGGGAGTCATACAGAATGCTCCTGACAGGTGCTCCAATCTGCCACACAAGCGTTTTGTATTTGTTACTCTCTACCTCTAAATGAACTGCTAACGATTGATTTAATGCccttaattttttccaactgtAAGGGGAAATAGGTTTAATAAAACCTTCGTCTGTGGTGTACCTGTTTTGTACAATATGTAGATGTTTAAGGTTTGTTGAACCCAACATTTCCACCAATTCGTCTCCCAAGTTTTGTGGGGATATGCGGAGTTcctacaaaatttaatatacagggtgtttagtAAACATGCGTCAAGAAAATGTAAGGGATTATTCCTAGGATATTCCGATTTTTGATAGAACGCATTGTTTCGAAGATACGGGGCGAAAATGAATTTTAACCATCCAGTTTTggtatcttaaatttttaacactgTCGAAATAAAACTATAGCGTACACTTGGACCTACcaagtaataaaaaacttaacaattccGTTGGTatcttttaaatgaaaaaactgagtttgtcagtgtcaaaattttagaaaaatgtcgTATATTTTGTGTGTTTAATACGTAAAGTTTTGTTAGTGAGGGCGTCTATTATGAATGGCTATAGGAACTGGCTGAGATGGCTGAGAGAAGGTGGTAGAAAAAGATCCAGGTACCTTTACTCGAAAAATTGCAAATACTTTAAATGGGACAATTTGGAAGCTTCTTAGAGAATATTTGTTGTACCTATACAACACGTTCAGGCACTTCTTCCTGCAGATTTTCTTCTACGTATTGCATCCTGTCGATGGATTTTGCACACATTGGTTCAATTTGCTTAACTACTGACTCTTATTCTTTTTACCGATGAAGTCCGTTTCTCAAGAAATGCAATGAGGAATTTTCGCAATAATATTTGGACAGAAGAAAATCCACATGAGGTGCTTGAAGATCGCTTTCAACATCAGTTCTCGTTAAACGTTAGGGTGGAAATGACAGGTGATTTCCGAAGTGGACGGGTATTTTAGCCTTACGGACGAGGTATACCTAAGTGTATGAAGGATGTACCATTGGCTACAAGATATGCATGGTGGTTTAGCACGATCGTGCATCAGCGTATTTTAGCGTTTAGGCTTGACAGTTTTTAACAGTAACATACGAAGACCGCTGGACTGGTCGAGGTGGACCTCATGTACGATCGTTGGACGATCGATCGCTGGACTTAAACCCCCTGGATTATTTCCTATGGGAATATCTAAAATCTTTAGTTCATGCTACTCCAGTGAAATATGTAGAAGATTTGAGAAATGAGATAATTGCTGAATATAACGCAATCAGAAACGATCCTAGTGCTTTTGAAAGAGTTCGGTCCATTCGAAAGAGTCCATGAGGAGAAGATTGGATTCTTGCATCCGAGCTGGGGGTAgtcattttgaacagtttttgtaGATTAAGAAACATTACAtgtaatttttggtaataaataattgttattatcCAAATTCTTTTTCATCccgtatttttgaaacaaacCGTCCTATCAAAAATCATAAGAGGACAAAATAGTCCAAGAAATAACCCCTTAAATTTTTGCCGCATGTTTAGTAAACCCCCTTGTATTTTCTTAAAGCGCCACTCAACGCAGCACGCATGCATTTAATTGCCATACGTTGACCGTTATGACTTATACttacaagtaaatttaaaaacaccccGACGTGCAAAATTTGATAAGGGATCTTTGTTGTGTTGAtcaaagacaatttttttaataatagaaaacatGTTTGGCAAACTTCATCTAATAGAAATTGCGCTTCGCAGGGTTCTAACATAAGGTCAATCAGTTCCAGTCCCTGGAGCTTTTCTAAATTACCCATCAGTCGCTTTAGACCAGCTAATAGTTTA
This window harbors:
- the LOC126749056 gene encoding uncharacterized protein LOC126749056 isoform X2 — its product is MNSGGWVVDENDEAIFIDIEHEENSTCEEYSRWSELPDLLLEKIFSYLTTKERYYASCVCTGWHRAFYFPYVWRQFILEDHTLTRSKFNYYLGWQYVLDHLRTSLCLQTIGKHIKILIIKPMFNFSNLYEFMNILSWYIEQQSNPNPKDKKMIGVGGNIQYLRFTFPCDMTVEEEDDENDERQNHDKMRLFGTGGKLLAGLKRLMGNLEKLQGLELIDLMLEPCEAQFLLDEVCQTCFLLLKKLSLINTTKIPYQILHVGVFLNLLELRISPQNLGDELVEMLGSTNLKHLHIVQNRYTTDEGFIKPISPYSWKKLRALNQSLAVHLEVESNKYKTLVWQIGAPVRSILYDSPLIGITADGILNTIDYFKYDLRTYGHLNIPQFSIEQSFSERNDENLVLLIRSCMSLSTLIITEEISTCTILLIAYTGRNLRWLHIRENAVIQKCDWPRSPEWSDEFYSWLKFNSKTKELVEKEVSQMLDYKWNFLSDNDFTRLEINLHDY
- the LOC126749056 gene encoding uncharacterized protein LOC126749056 isoform X1; translated protein: MNSGGWVVDENDEAKQISRVAKTDRNHTFSKQVWYDMYTAKPSTGGQAIFIDIEHEENSTCEEYSRWSELPDLLLEKIFSYLTTKERYYASCVCTGWHRAFYFPYVWRQFILEDHTLTRSKFNYYLGWQYVLDHLRTSLCLQTIGKHIKILIIKPMFNFSNLYEFMNILSWYIEQQSNPNPKDKKMIGVGGNIQYLRFTFPCDMTVEEEDDENDERQNHDKMRLFGTGGKLLAGLKRLMGNLEKLQGLELIDLMLEPCEAQFLLDEVCQTCFLLLKKLSLINTTKIPYQILHVGVFLNLLELRISPQNLGDELVEMLGSTNLKHLHIVQNRYTTDEGFIKPISPYSWKKLRALNQSLAVHLEVESNKYKTLVWQIGAPVRSILYDSPLIGITADGILNTIDYFKYDLRTYGHLNIPQFSIEQSFSERNDENLVLLIRSCMSLSTLIITEEISTCTILLIAYTGRNLRWLHIRENAVIQKCDWPRSPEWSDEFYSWLKFNSKTKELVEKEVSQMLDYKWNFLSDNDFTRLEINLHDY